A single Nicotiana tabacum cultivar K326 chromosome 5, ASM71507v2, whole genome shotgun sequence DNA region contains:
- the LOC107799409 gene encoding U3 small nucleolar RNA-associated protein 18 homolog has protein sequence MASLISQNASRTVGVEKSKRKAKKEVSEKESNGKRKKEQNEEDNELEVEQEREMKKLENLLFGSLYNPVGFGKDDEEEKRDDGENSSAMFFVDRLADSALSVYEGDEQLVQEGIHVVGKEERKPVWIDDEEEKTSIKIASVNRLRKLRKEEGEDVISGSTYVARLRAQHAKLNPGTEWAQIDSQGRSYRSDDEDSDEESKHTEGYGSKNVKLVGDILQSNEDLVVKSRTKLLPGLLEYSRLVDANAADPSNAPVNSVQFHRNSQLLLVGGLDKKLRFFQIDGKRNTKIQSIFLEDFPIRKASFLPNGSQVIISGRRKFFHVLDLVKASVDKIGPLVGREEKSLESFEVSPDSDTIAFLGNEGYILLVSSKTKELIGTLKMNGTVRSVAFTNDGQQLLSSGEDGQIYHWDLRTRTCIHKGVDEGSINGTALCTSPNGGLFAAGSDSGIVNIYNREEFLGGKRKPIKAIENLTTKVDFMKFNHDAQILAISSSMKKNSSKLIHIPSFTVFSNWPSPNRAVHYPRCLDFSPHGGFMAMGNAEGKVLLYKLHHYHDA, from the coding sequence ATGGCGAGCTTGATATCACAGAATGCTTCTCGTACAGTCGGGGTTGAAAAGTCTAAAAGGAAGGCTAAGAAGGAAGTAAGTGAGAAAGAAAGTAATGGGAAGAGAAAGAAAGAGCAGAATGAAGAGGATAATGAATTAGAAGTCGAGCAGGAGAGGGAAATGAAGAAGCTTGAGAACTTGTTGTTTGGCTCCTTGTACAACCCCGTTGGGTTCGGGAAGGAcgatgaagaagaaaagagagatgaTGGCGAAAACAGTTCTGCTATGTTCTTTGTGGACCGGTTAGCGGATAGTGCATTGTCTGTTTATGAGGGGGATGAACAGTTAGTGCAAGAAGGTATCCACGTTGTGGGAAAGGAGGAGCGGAAACCTGTGTGGATAGATGACGAAGAAGAGAAGACTAGTATCAAAATAGCAAGTGTGAACAGATTGAGGAAGCTGAGGAAAGAAGAGGGAGAGGATGTCATATCTGGTTCCACGTACGTGGCGAGACTAAGGGCCCAACACGCTAAACTTAATCCAGGCACTGAATGGGCCCAAATTGATTCTCAAGGCAGAAGCTACCGTTCTGATGATGAAGATTCTGACGAGGAAAGTAAACATACTGAGGGCTACGGTTCAAAGAATGTCAAGTTGGTCGGTGATATTCTTCAATCAAATGAAGATCTTGTTGTCAAAAGTCGCACCAAGTTGTTACCTGGGCTTCTTGAATATTCGAGACTGGTTGATGCAAATGCAGCTGATCCTTCAAATGCACCAGTAAATTCTGTTCAGTTCCACAGGAATTCTCAGTTGCTCCTTGTTGGTGGATTGGATAAAAAACTCAGATTTTTTCAGATTGACGGGAAACGAAATACAAAGATACAGAGCATCTTTCTTGAGGATTTTCCTATTAGAAAGGCATCTTTCTTACCCAATGGATCTCAAGTTATTATATCAGGAAGAAGAAAATTCTTCCATGTCTTAGACTTGGTCAAAGCAAGTGTAGATAAAATAGGTCCTCTAGTTGGCAGGGAAGAAAAGAGCCTGGAAAGTTTTGAGGTATCTCCTGATTCAGATACAATTGCTTTTCTTGGTAATGAAGGATACATTTTGCTAGTTTCCTCCAAAACAAAGGAGCTAATTGGGACACTGAAAATGAATGGAACTGTTCGCTCAGTGGCTTTCACCAATGATGGACAACAATTATTGAGCTCTGGTGAAGACGGGCAGATTTACCATTGGGATTTGAGAACAAGAACATGCATTCATAAAGGTGTTGATGAAGGGTCCATAAATGGTACGGCTCTTTGCACTTCACCAAATGGTGGTTTGTTTGCTGCTGGTTCAGACAGTGGGATAGTAAATATTTATAACAGAGAAGAGTTTTTGGGGGGAAAGAGAAAACCAATCAAGGCGATTGAGAATCTCACCACGAAAGTGGATTTTATGAAATTTAATCATGATGCTCAAATATTAGCCATCAGTTCTAGCATGAAGAAAAACAGCTCAAAGCTAATTCACATTCCATCATTTACAGTTTTTTCAAACTGGCCTTCTCCAAATCGAGCCGTGCACTATCCTCGCTGTTTGGATTTTAGTCCTCATGGAGGATTCATGGCTATGGGAAATGCTGAAGGAAAAGTGTTACTGTACAAGTTGCATCACTACCATGATGCATAG